The Armatimonadota bacterium DNA window TCCAATGGGCAAGACTTCGGTTGTGGTCCGGTTGGACAATTCGGGTTCGATCAACATTCCAGCTTCGGGCCTTCGGCTGCGATACAAATTCCTTCCGAATCAGGAATACGTCTATAACGTCCAGTTCAAGTCTTCGGTTCAATCGCTGACCGAAACACAGGATCAAATGGGTAGCCAGGGTGGCACTATCGACTTGGGCGGTGAAAGCCTTCGATACCGGTTCACCGTGATGAACACCTATTCGAATTCGAACGGCACCAAAGAATCCTTGCTGCTGATGCAGCCTCTGACCCAACGAGGAAAAGATTACGCTTACCTAACGGTTGCAGGCGAAACCAAGCCAAAGAAGTACATGGACTACGAGATGCACCCGCTCTACATGCGCATCACTGATACAGGCCGCGAAATCTTTGGTTCTATTCCGACTTATGCGGCAAGCGAAACCAGCTTTGGTGAATTCAACCGACTCGATCTGTTCGCTCTGTTCCCAATGCCAATTCTTCCTGCAGCCGGCGTCAAGCCAAACGGCGTTCCGTTCCCAGCAGCAGTTGCCAATGCAGACCTCAACTTGGACAAGCGCGATGAGTTCTTGAAGTTCACATCGCTTGGTCAAGCACGTGGCGAACTCCAGGGCATCGAATTTGAGCGAGGACGACCATGCGCCAAGGTTCTAGTGTCGATGGCTCAGGGCGATCCAAAGAGCGCTGTCCAAGAATACAAAGAGTACTACTGGTTCGCACTCGATCTCGGTGTACCAATTAAGATTGAGCGAAACTTTGTCACCGTCATGCGCGTGAGAGTTCAACCTAGCGGTGGCGGAGGCGGAACTCAAGGTGGCGGAAACCCAGGTCGGCCAGGCCAAGAAGGCCAAGGTAACGGCGGTGGTGCCAACCAAGGCATGGATCTGAAGTCGATTTACGGCGATTCCTATAGCTTGGGCACCGGTGCAATTTTTGACAACACGATCTATCAAAGCCGAGGTGGCGTAGGTCGCCGGCAGCCAGGCGGTAGCGGCGGTGGTACAAACGCAGCCGGTGGCGGTGGCGGAAGCCGAGGTAGCGGCGGAACCCGCGTCATTCGACAGCGCACGATGTACACCATGATCCTTGAGTAAACTCAGGGCAACGTGCTAGCGCGCCTACTTCAATCTCGAAACTCTTCAGGTGATCCTGAAGAGTTTCGTATGTCTTTGGTCGAGCATCTCGACGAACTCCGAACGAGGATCATTCGATCTTTGATCGTGCTCGGAGTGGCGTGGTGCGTCGCTTGGTTCGTACACGATCCGCTCTATGTTCTGCTAACACGTCAGGCGGAAATCGGACTCCCGCCGCAGATCAAGGCAAACTATTCGGAAGCATTTCGAAGCATCACTGATGCCTTCATGCTGAAGCTCAAGCTCAGCTTCTACCTCGGGCTCGTCGTCGCGCTACCGTACATCATTCTTCAGATTTATGGATTCATCGCGCCCGGCCTGAAGCAAAACGAGAAGAAGCCTTTACAGATCGTTGGGCCGCTGAGCGTTTTTCTATTCGCTCTTGGATGCTTCTTCTGTTGGCTGATCATCCCGACCACGATGAACTGGTTCGCCAGCATTGCGTTGGAGAGCTTCGAGGGCACGAAAATCATCCAAGAACCGGGCACCCTGGTCTTCTTCATCGTGAACATGATGTTCGCGTTTGGAATCGGGTTCCAGCTACCGCTGGTGGTCTATTTCCTCGCGAAGATTGGGCTGCTCCCGGTGGATTCACTCAACAAATCGTGGCGGCATGCCGTGGTAGTGATCTTCATTCTGGCGGCGGTGCTGACCCCAAGTAACGATCCGATCAGCATGTTGACGATGGCGATCCCACTTTGCATTCTGTTCGTGATCAGCGTCGTTGCCGTCAAACACACCGCAAAAATTGAATCGAGAAAGCAAGATGAACTCGTAGAAGGGGAAGTATGATCGTCCGCTACGATGCACCGTTGAAACTAGGCTCCGCATTCGAGCCGAAAGGTGATCAAGCGACGGCGATCGCAGGACTTTCTGAGGGCATCGAGGCTGGATTCAGGTTCCAGACGCTTCTCGGTGCAACTGGAACTGGAAAGACGTACACGATGGCGAGCGTCATTGCGCAGACTCAACGCCCGGCGCTCATCATCGCGCATAACAAGACCTTGGCCGCGCAGCTCTGTCAAGAATTCAGAGCCTTCTTCCCAGACAACTCGGTCGAGTACTTCATTTCATACTACGATTACTACCAGCCTGAAGCTTACGTGCCGACTTCGGACACCTACATCGAGAAGGATTCAAGCGTCAACGAGGAGATCGACCGCCTAAGACACTCGGCAACTCAAGCGCTCCTCTCGCGTCGGGATGTGGTGGTCGTTGCCTCGGTCAGCTGTATCTACGGACTGGGTTCGCCGGACACCTATGCCGAGAGCGTGGTTACCTTTGAAACCGGAATGCCGTTCGATATGGACGACGTTCTGGACCGATTAATCCGAATGCAGTTCACACGGACGCAGCTAGTCCTAGAGCGCGGTACTTTTCGAGTTCGGGGGGATACCCTCGAGATCCAGCCCAAAGACGAAGAAATCGCGACGAGAATCGAGTTCTTTGGCGACGTTGTCGAGCGAATTCGGCTTGTCGATCCGTTGACTCAAGAAGTTCTGGACGAACCTTCGAAGTGCAGTATTTTCCCAGCGACTCACTATGTCACGCCGTTTGAGCGCATGGAATCGGTCATTGAGCAAATCCTAGCCGAGCGCGACGCCCAGTGCGAGCTGTTCAAGGCTCAAGGCAAACTCCTCGAAGAGCAACGCCTCCGACAGCGGGTCGACTTTGATGTTGAGATGATGCGTGAGGTCGGGTACTGCAACGGGATTGAGAACTACTCGCGCTATTTTGACGGTCGCGAGCCGGGCACTCCGCCGTATACGTTGTTGGACTTCTTGCCCAGTGACGCGGTGGTGTTTATCGACGAGAGCCACCAAACCTTGCCTCAGATTCGAGCGATGTTCAACGGTGACCAACAGCGCAAGAGCGTGCTTGTGGATTATGGGTTCCGGTTGCCCAGCGCGCTCGATAACCGCCCGCTTAAGTTTGAGGAGTTTCTCACACGTGTGCCGCAAGTTGTCTTCGTTTCAGCCACGCCAAGCGACTTTGAGAAGCAGAACGAATCGAATCGCGTCCAGCAGATCATTCGCCCGACTTATGTGATCGA harbors:
- the tatC gene encoding twin-arginine translocase subunit TatC — encoded protein: MLARLLQSRNSSGDPEEFRMSLVEHLDELRTRIIRSLIVLGVAWCVAWFVHDPLYVLLTRQAEIGLPPQIKANYSEAFRSITDAFMLKLKLSFYLGLVVALPYIILQIYGFIAPGLKQNEKKPLQIVGPLSVFLFALGCFFCWLIIPTTMNWFASIALESFEGTKIIQEPGTLVFFIVNMMFAFGIGFQLPLVVYFLAKIGLLPVDSLNKSWRHAVVVIFILAAVLTPSNDPISMLTMAIPLCILFVISVVAVKHTAKIESRKQDELVEGEV
- the uvrB gene encoding excinuclease ABC subunit UvrB codes for the protein MIVRYDAPLKLGSAFEPKGDQATAIAGLSEGIEAGFRFQTLLGATGTGKTYTMASVIAQTQRPALIIAHNKTLAAQLCQEFRAFFPDNSVEYFISYYDYYQPEAYVPTSDTYIEKDSSVNEEIDRLRHSATQALLSRRDVVVVASVSCIYGLGSPDTYAESVVTFETGMPFDMDDVLDRLIRMQFTRTQLVLERGTFRVRGDTLEIQPKDEEIATRIEFFGDVVERIRLVDPLTQEVLDEPSKCSIFPATHYVTPFERMESVIEQILAERDAQCELFKAQGKLLEEQRLRQRVDFDVEMMREVGYCNGIENYSRYFDGREPGTPPYTLLDFLPSDAVVFIDESHQTLPQIRAMFNGDQQRKSVLVDYGFRLPSALDNRPLKFEEFLTRVPQVVFVSATPSDFEKQNESNRVQQIIRPTYVIDPIIDIRPTKGQIDDLMFEIQERVKLGQRALVTTLTKKMSEDLTTYLKDLGVKVAYVHSEIHSLERPEILRDLRLGVYDVIVGVNLLREGLDLPEVTLVAILDADKEGFLRSSTSLIQTIGRAARNADGRVIMYADRVTDSMQFALDETNRRREIQSKYNEENNVSPRTVVKEVRATVRSADEVAEIAAQYGDDALREIDKDGAPIRLEEIPLLIAAMEKEMKDLAKSMMFEKAAEVRDEIQKLREFMGTTGGKIGQDKRRNPAMRKRR